The following coding sequences lie in one Scatophagus argus isolate fScaArg1 chromosome 9, fScaArg1.pri, whole genome shotgun sequence genomic window:
- the ino80e gene encoding INO80 complex subunit E isoform X2 produces the protein MSHRQAQTREMNGQADGEVDYKRKYKNLKRKLKFLVYEQECFQEELRRAQRKLLKVSRDKSFLLDRLLQYERIDEDSSDSDATVSSENSEGEGPRERERERDGVKKRRNSLGTCLSSSSSPHLSLLSRPGVNPLQSSGAGPYLNTMPFPPEYLAPPAERMKREKKTKTPKNKRETAGKVVAPMAPNYPSATAAPPATSGPFSWVPRQMLSGDAADEEGDSDGDSDRGEEDRGEGDEAELVIDIPNE, from the exons ATGTCGCACAGACAGGCTCAAACAAGAG AAATGAACGGTCAAGCGGACGGAGAAGTTGACTACAAGCGGAAATACAAAAATCTGAAACGAAAACTAAAATTTCTTGTTTAT GAACAGGAATGCTttcaggaggagctgaggagagcacagagaaaactTCTCAAAGTTTCCAGGGACAAAAG CTTCCTTTTGGACAGACTGCTACAGTATGAGAGGATAGATGAAGACTCCTCAG ATTCAGATGCAACAGTTTCTTCAGAAAACAGCGAAGGAGAAGGCCCCAGGGAGAGGGAACGGGAACGAGATGGTGTAAAGAA ACGAAGAAATAGTCTGGGGACATGTCTTTCTTCATCATCCTCCCCTCATCTCTCCCTGTTGTCCCGGCCTGGTGTAAATCCCCTACAGTCATCAGGTGCTGGACCCTACCTCAACACT ATGCCCTTCCCGCCAGAGTATTTGGCTCCCCCAGCTGAAcgaatgaagagagagaaaaaaacaaagacgcctaaaaacaagagagagactGCGGGGaag GTTGTTGCCCCAATGGCACCTAATTACCCATCAGCCACCGCGGCCCCTCCGGCAACCAGTGGCCCCTTCAGCTGGGTACCCAGACAAATGCTTAGTGGAGATGCTGCTGACGAAGAGGGAGACAGCGATGGAGACAGcgacagaggagaggaggacagaggggagggagaCGAGGCTGAACTAGTCATTGACATCCCTAATGAGTga
- the ino80e gene encoding INO80 complex subunit E isoform X1, translating into MFGINHEMNGQADGEVDYKRKYKNLKRKLKFLVYEQECFQEELRRAQRKLLKVSRDKSFLLDRLLQYERIDEDSSDSDATVSSENSEGEGPRERERERDGVKKRRNSLGTCLSSSSSPHLSLLSRPGVNPLQSSGAGPYLNTMPFPPEYLAPPAERMKREKKTKTPKNKRETAGKVVAPMAPNYPSATAAPPATSGPFSWVPRQMLSGDAADEEGDSDGDSDRGEEDRGEGDEAELVIDIPNE; encoded by the exons ATGTTTGGAATAAATCATG AAATGAACGGTCAAGCGGACGGAGAAGTTGACTACAAGCGGAAATACAAAAATCTGAAACGAAAACTAAAATTTCTTGTTTAT GAACAGGAATGCTttcaggaggagctgaggagagcacagagaaaactTCTCAAAGTTTCCAGGGACAAAAG CTTCCTTTTGGACAGACTGCTACAGTATGAGAGGATAGATGAAGACTCCTCAG ATTCAGATGCAACAGTTTCTTCAGAAAACAGCGAAGGAGAAGGCCCCAGGGAGAGGGAACGGGAACGAGATGGTGTAAAGAA ACGAAGAAATAGTCTGGGGACATGTCTTTCTTCATCATCCTCCCCTCATCTCTCCCTGTTGTCCCGGCCTGGTGTAAATCCCCTACAGTCATCAGGTGCTGGACCCTACCTCAACACT ATGCCCTTCCCGCCAGAGTATTTGGCTCCCCCAGCTGAAcgaatgaagagagagaaaaaaacaaagacgcctaaaaacaagagagagactGCGGGGaag GTTGTTGCCCCAATGGCACCTAATTACCCATCAGCCACCGCGGCCCCTCCGGCAACCAGTGGCCCCTTCAGCTGGGTACCCAGACAAATGCTTAGTGGAGATGCTGCTGACGAAGAGGGAGACAGCGATGGAGACAGcgacagaggagaggaggacagaggggagggagaCGAGGCTGAACTAGTCATTGACATCCCTAATGAGTga
- the LOC124064590 gene encoding uncharacterized protein LOC124064590 encodes MLCPAAVSAAAAAAVWLLAVLGRGLSVPAEDNSEPGFSLCSHCFYRQTPPQGGSAGPLLRPLCHRLPGGQAFATLSRPTCDTAVYSAFHLSHGWAEREREEGGEHTVEEEEEDKIKISVPALVKGGRGTSHPVSPSDSLLQHWDSTVTALVQASISPQCSVSGGDLYILTGAGGLEAAEDECQVQPLWSAMCCAVPEGKSGFSVGLIREAGEAGRQVSVQELEEMLGVAELFSEGCGGADGKSIEITVDVVPNTAGEVTEEEVGSDATSQSSNKESTAAEKVAGVDAQSEEADVADITQQTSADAAPSESWGVGQGDVTRSRAVTSESPETSAEHETVDEQETDTNSSSIVVFALSTTLSILKAPLRPVFSTITQLPGQVTYVLQEDLGVLSALPGDTFSLLHLLISDLLSWMGSAAEMVLGIGETCFFSMYYCTSSMLGALLNSCYTGVTGMGTLAGDTVGIFGDAFDNGWWVTKFFGGRLWEQGEGYVGTVMSEMGSQAKAVGGGLWRLVWRSGNGVGNVCRLGGGVVMGVVDMVIGGVREAFGQESE; translated from the exons ATGCtgtgtcctgctgctgtcagtgcagctgctgctgcggcTGTTTGGCTGCTGGCAGTGTTGGGCCGAGGCCTGTCTGTTCCAGCTGAGGACAACTCAGAGCCAGGCTTCAGCCTCTGCAGCCACTGCTTCTATAGACAGACGCCTCCTCAGGGAGGCTCTGCTGGGCCACTGTTGCGCCCACTCTGCCACAGACTGCCCGGGGGACAGGCGTTTGCCACTCTGTCCAGACCGACCTGTGACACAGCTGTCTACTCTGCCTTCCATCTCAGCCATGGAtgggcagagagagagcgagaggaggggggagagcaCACG gtggaggaagaagaggaagacaaaataaaaatatcagtaccAGCCCTTGTCAAGGGAGGCAGAGGTACATCTCATCCTGTCTCACCCTCAGACTCCCTGCTTCAACACTGGGACTCAACAGTCACAGCACTAGTCCAGGCAAGCATTTCTCCCCAGTGCAGCGTTTCAGGAGGTGATCTCTACATCCTGACGGGGGCGGGAGGTCTCGAGGCTGCTGAGGACGAGTGTCAGGTGCAGCCGCTGTGGTCTGCAATGTGCTGCGCTGTCCCTGAAGGGAAGAGTGGCTTCAGTGTTGGGTTAATCAGAGAGGCAGGGGAAGCTGGGAGGCAAGTGAGCgtgcaggagctggaggagatgcTTGGAGTGGCAGAGCTGTTCTCAGAGGGCTGTGGAGGAGCAGATGGCAAGAGCATTGAAATCACAGTGGATGTAGTGCCAAACACTGCTGGTGAAGTCACTGAAGAGGAGGTTGGTTCAGATGCCACCAGCCAGAGTTCGAACAAGGAAAGCACAGCTGCAGAAAAGGTGGCTGGTGTTGATGCTCAGTCAGAGGAAGCTGATGTTGCAGACATCACTCAACAAACTTCAGCAGATGCAGCACCTTCAGAGAGTTGGGGTGTTGGGCAGGGTGACGTGACACGTTCAAGAGCTGTCACATCTGAGTCTCCTGAGACCTCTGCTGAGCATGAAACTGTGGATgaacaagagacagacacaaattCCAGCAGCATTGTGGTCTTTGCCCTTTCCACCACCTTGTCCATCCTCAAAGCTCCCCTGCGGCCTGTGTTCTCCACAATCACACAGTTACCTGGACAG GTGACATATGTTCTTCAAGAAGACCTTGGAGTTCTGTCTGCCCTGCCTGGAGACACCTTCTCACTGCTCCATCTCTTGATCTCTGACCTCTTGTCCTGGATGGGctctgctgcagaaatggtcTTGGGTATCGGGGAAACCTGCTTCTTCAGCATGTACTACTGCACCTCCTCCATGCTGGGGGCCCTGCTGAACAGCTGCTACACTGGAGTCACTGGTATGGGGACCCTGGCTGGAGACACAGTGGGAATATTTGGTGATGCTTTCGATAATGGTTGGTGGGTGACCAAGTTCTTTGGAGGACGATTATGGGAACAGGGTGAGGGGTATGTGGGAACAGTAATGTCAGAGATGGGGAGTCAGGCAAAAGCTGTAGGTGGAGGGTTGTGGAGGCTGGTGTGGAGAAGTGGAAATGGGGTGGGTAATGTGTGCAGGTTGGGAGGGGGAGTAGTAATGGGGGTGGTGGATATGGTCATTGGTGGGGTGAGGGAGGCTTTTGGGCAGGAGTCAGAGTAA
- the vars1 gene encoding valine--tRNA ligase, with the protein MATLYVSPHPDDFRSLLALIAAEFCPSSRPKTLTEDPPASLNARSRPTLVLGTGEGDSIVSGATAVSWYLALQGKRAGVDTKQQSQVWQWLSFADNELTPVSCAVVFPLMGVMTVDKKLQQSSRAELMRVLKVLDQALEPRTFLVGESITLADVAVATAVLLPFKYVLEPSDRKVLTSVTRWFTTCINQPQFLKVLGKISFCEKMVPVTPKPNAAANAKEANTGPAVDSGDGTANGPPKTEAQLKKEAKKREKLEKFQQKKEMEAKKKTQPSTEKKAKPEKKELGVITYNVPTAPGEKKDVVSPLPDSYSPQYVEAAWYSWWEKQGFFKPEYGRKNITDENPRGIFMICIPPPNVTGSLHLGHALTNAIQDTLTRWHRMRGETTLWNPGCDHAGIATQVVVEKKLMRERGMSRHDLGRDNFIQEVWKWKNEKGDRIYHQLKKLGSSLDWDRACFTMDPKLSYAVQEAFIRMHDEGVIYRSKRLVNWSCSLNSAISDIEVDKKELTGRTLLPVPGYKEKVEFGVLVSFAYKVEGSDEEVIVATTRIETMLGDTALAVHPADSRYQHLKGKMVLHPFCDRKMPVVFDDFVDMSFGTGAVKITPAHDHNDYEVGERHNLAFINILDENGLLINVPPPFLGMKRFEARKAVLQALKDRGMFKEIKDNPMVVPVCSRSKDIVEPLMKPQWYVSCADMGKQAAEVVREGQLKIIPDHHLKTWFNWMDNIRDWCISRQLWWGHRIPAYFITVNDASVKPGEDMDGHYWVSGRTEEEAREKAAKRFNVSTDKITLRQDEDVLDTWFSSGIFPFSIFGWPNETQDLNVFYPGTLLETGHDILFFWVARMVMMGLKLTGKLPFKEVYLHAVVRDAHGRKMSKSLGNVIDPLDVITGISLEGLHAQLIDSNLDPLEVEKAKQGQKSDYPNGIPECGTDALRFALCAYTSQGRDINLDVNRILGYRHFCNKLWNAVKFAMKALGDNFVPSEKAQLCGEESVSDRWILSRLSAAVGLCDAGFKSYDFPAITTAIYNFWLYELCDVYLESVKPVFSKAEEDSASQRQALVCRQTLYTCLEVGLRLLSPLMPFVTEELYQRLPQRRPQSDPPSICVTSYPETEEFCWHSEEVDRDMEFIMTVVKTIRSLRADYNLTKTRADCYLQCIDSASVSLVQKYSLQIQTLSYSQAIIPQTANQPVPEGCAVAIASDRCTVNLMLKGLIDVEKEVAKLMTKKGDLEKQMEKLREKMSKSDYKGKVPVKVQEQDAEKLRQSQTELEKVKEAMDNFRKMM; encoded by the exons ATGGCCACTCTCTACGTGTCCCCTCACCCTGATGACTTCAGGAGCCTTCTGGCTCTCATTGCTGCAGAATTTTGTCCATCATCCCGTCCCAAGACTCTCACAGAGGATCCTCCTGCATCTCTGAATGCCCGCTCCAGACCGACCCTGGTGCTGGGCACTGGGGAAGGTGACTCCATTGTGAGCGGGGCTACTGCTGTGTCCTGGTACCTGGCCTTGCAAGGAAAGAGGGCTGGGGTAGATACAAAGCAGCAGAGCCAGGTCTGGCAGTGGCTCAGCTTTGCAGACAATGAACTCACTCCGGTGTCCTGTGCTGTGGTCTTTCCACTGATGGGGGTAATGACAGTGGATAAGAAG CTCCAGCAAAGTTCCCGTGCAGAACTGATGCGTGTTCTGAAGGTTCTTGATCAGGCACTGGAACCGAGAACCTTCTTAGTGGGGGAAAGCATCACCTTGGCTGACGTGGCTGTAGCTACGGCTGTTCTTCTGCCCTTTAAATAT gtgTTGGAGCCATCAGACAGGAAGGTCTTGACCAGTGTTACCAGGTGGTTCACAACGTGTATAAATCAGCCGCAGTTCCTGAAGGTTTTGGGGAAGATAAGCTTTTGTGAGAAGATGGTGCCTGTTACACCAAAGCCGAATGCTGCCGCAAATGCTAAAGAAGCTAATACTGGTCCTGCTGTTGATTCTGGAGATGGCACAGCTAATG GCCCACCAAAAACAGAAGCCCAGCTGAAGAAGGAAGCtaagaagagagaaaagctgGAAAAGTTCCAGCAGAAGAAGGAAATGGAGGCGAAGAAGAAGACACAGCCATCGACAGAA aAAAAAGCCAAACCGGAAAAGAAGGAGTTGGGAGTGATCACTTACAATGTCCCCACTGCTcctggagagaaaaaag ATGTCGTTAGCCCACTTCCTGACTCCTACAGTCCTCAGTATGTAGAGGCTGCCTGGTATTCATGGTGGGAGAAGCAGGGATTCTTCAAACCTGAATATGGG AGGAAGAATATTACTGATGAGAACCCTCGTGGCATCTTCATGATATGTATCCCTCCACCTAATGTGACTGGATCACTTCACCTGGGTCATGCCCTCACCAACGCTATTCAGGACACTCTGACCAGATG GCACAGGATGCGAGGTGAGACCACCTTGTGGAACCCAGGCTGTGATCATGCTGGTATTGCCACCCAGGTGGTGGTGGAAAAGAAGCTGATGAGAGAGAGGGGTATGAGCCGTCACGACCTGGGAAGGGATAACTTCATCCAAGAAGTCTGGAAATGGAAGAATGA GAAGGGAGATCGTATCTACCACCAGCTGAAGAAGCTGGGTTCTTCTCTGGACTGGGACAGAGCCTGCTTCACTATGGACCCT AAACTTTCCTATGCAGTCCAAGAAGCTTTTATCCGCATGCACGATGAGGGAGTGATCTACAGGAGCAAGAGGCTGGTCAACTGGTCCTGCTCACTAAACTCTGCCATCTCTGACATAGAG GTTGATAAGAAGGAGCTCACTGGCAGGACTCTCTTGCCTGTGCCTGGTTACAAAGAGAAAGTGGAGTTTGGAGTTTTGGTGTCGTTCGCCTACAAGGTGGAAGGATCAG ACGAGGAAGTGATTGTGGCAACAACTCGTATTGAGACTATGCTGGGAGACACTGCTTTAGCAGTCCACCCTGCTGACTCCAGATATCAGCATCTGAAGGGAAAAATGGTGCTGCACCCCTTCTGTGACCGGAAGATGCCGGTTGTCTTCGATGACTTTGTGGACATGAGCTTTGGAactg GTGCTGTCAAAATCACCCCAGCCCATGACCATAATGACTATGAGGTTGGAGAGAGACACAATCTGGCCTTCATCAACATCTTGGATGAGAATGGCTTGCTCATTAACGTGCCTCCCCCCTTCCTG gGCATGAAGCGTTTTGAGGCCAGGAAGGCAGTGCTCCAGGCTCTCAAGGACAGAGGCATGTTTAAAGAGATCAAAGACAACCCTATGGTGGTCCCAGTCTGCAG TCGTTCCAAGGATATTGTGGAGCCACTGATGAAGCCACAGTGGTATGTGAGCTGTGCAGATATGGGCAAGCAGGCTGCAGAGGTTGTCAGAGAGGGACAGCTCAAAATTATCCCTGATCACCACCTCAAGACATGGTTCAACTGGATGGACAATATCAG GGACTGGTGTATCTCTCGGCAGCTGTGGTGGGGTCACCGTATTCCTGCTTACTTCATCACTGTCAACGATGCCTCTGTGAAACCAGGGGAG GACATGGACGGTCATTACTGGGTGAGTGGCCGAACGGAGGAGGAGGCCAGAGAGAAGGCGGCAAAACGCTTTAATGTGTCTACAGACAAAATTACCCTCAGACAGG ATGAGGATGTTCTGGACACTTGGTTCTCGTCTGGCATTTTCCCCTTCTCCATCTTCGGATGGCCTAATGAG ACCCAGGACCTGAATGTGTTCTACCCCGGCACCTTGCTGGAGACCGGCCACGACATCCTGTTCTTCTGGGTTGCTCGCATGGTGATGATGGGGCTCAAACTGACTGGAAAGCTGCCCTTCAAAGAG GTTTATCTGCATGCAGTGGTGAGAGATGCCCACGGAAGGAAGATGAGCAAATCTCTTGGCAACGTCATTGACCCTCTGGACGTCATTACAGGGATCTCCCTAGAG GGTCTTCATGCCCAGTTGATTGACAGCAACTTGGATCCACTGGAGGTGGAGAAGGCAAAGCAGGGCCAGAAGTCAGACTACCCAAATGGCATCCCAGAGTGTGGCACAGATGCTCTCCGGTTCGCCCTGTGCGCTTACACTAGCCAAG GTAGGGACATCAACTTGGATGTCAACCGCATCCTGGGTTACCGTCACTTCTGCAACAAGCTGTGGAACGCTGTGAAGTTTGCCATGAAGGCACTGGGAGACAACTTTGTACCGTCAGAGAAAGCCCAG TTGTGTGGAGAGGAGAGCGTGTCAGACAGGTGGATTCTGTCTAGACTGAGTGCTGCTGTTGGTCTCTGTGACGCTGGCTTCAAGAGCTATGACTTCCCAGCCATCACGACCGCCATCTACAACTTCTGGCTGTACGAGCTCTGTGATGTCTACCTG GAAAGTGTGAAACCGGTGTTCAGTAAAGCAGAGGAAGACAGTGCCAGCCAGAGACAAGCCCTGGTATGCAGACAGACCCTTTACACTTGTTTAGAAGTCGGTTTGCGCCTTCTGTCTCCCCTGATGCCTTTCGTAACTGAGGAACTCTACCAGAGGCTACCACAGCGGAGACCCCAGAGTGATCCCCCCAGCATCTGCGTCACATCCTACCCTGAAACTGAGGAG TTCTGCTGGCACAGTGAGGAGGTTGACCGTGACATGGAGTTCATAATGACTGTGGTCAAGACCATCCGGTCACTGAGGGCTGACTACAACCTGACCAAGACCAGAGCAGACT GTTACCTTCAGTGCATAGACTCTGCGTCCGTGTCCCTGGTGCAGAAGTACAGTCTGCAGATTCAGACTTTGTCTTATTCTCAAGCCATCATCCCTCAGACAGCCAACCAGCCAGTCCCAGAAGGCTGCGCTGTGGCTATCGCGTCTGACAGATGCACTGTCAACCTTATGCTCAAG GGTCTCATTGATGTGGAGAAAGAAGTGGCTAAGCTGATGACAAAGAAAGGTGACTTggagaaacagatggagaaactGAGAGAGAAGATGTCAAAGAGTGACTACAAGGGGAAGGTGCCAGTGAAGGTGCAGGAGCAGGATGCTGAGAAG CTGCGGCAGAGCCAAACTGAActtgaaaaagtgaaagaagcCATGGACAACTTCAGGAAAATGATGTAA
- the abhd16a gene encoding phosphatidylserine lipase ABHD16A isoform X1, translated as MAGWLWLRCVLGPHLIRIHRSPDQSRPESRAGRRQGWSYQPWSLEKHTDSILGWASALWSLSYYSSPLLLCYLYRKGYICSSKLVPVSQYLGTVLVCLLGVACLRGYGRWKNSEYLQFITILEEAKKNHTSVNKKKVRCYDFDFSFWPSDFSWTEVSSPKMSKAGVSLLKPEPRLRGAADSVLNSVRTLPCHIISFLIAHSFGRRMLYPGSVGLLQKAMRPMLQQGQARLIEEFDGQRNKLIACDGNEIDTMFVDRRRDGGQNGKTLVICCEGNAGFYEVGCMNTPLEGGYSVLGWNHPGFGGSTGVPFPQNEANAMDVVIQFAVHKLGFQLSDIVVYAWSIGGFTASWAVMSYPEIQSVVLDASFDDLLPLALKVMPDSWRPLVQHTVRQYMNLNNAEQLLKYQGPVLLIRRTRDEIITTTGPEDIMSNRGNDLLLKLLQFRYPKIMTDEGVRVVRQWLGSANHLEEASVYSGYEVDDDWCVSVLQSYQADRDVLFPWSVGEDMTLEGRRQLALFLARKYMRNFETTHCTPLPASEFHSPWRL; from the exons ATGGCCGGCTGGTTGTGGCTTCGCTGTGTTTTAGGGCCTCATTTGATACGAATTCATCGTTCACCGGACCAGTCTCGGCCTGAAAGCAGGGCAGGGAGGAGG CAGGGATGGAGCTACCAACCCTGGAGTCTGGAGAAGCACACCGACAGCATCCTCGGCTGG gcTTCAGCACTGTGGTCCCTGTCCTACTACagctctcctcttctcctttgctATCTGTACAGGAAAG gtTACATCTGCAGCAGTAAGCTGGTTCCAGTGAGTCAGTATTTGGGAACAGTGCTGGTGTGTCTTCTCGGAGTGGCCTGTCTTAGAG GGTATGGGAGATGGAAAAACTCGGAGTATCTTCAGTTTATCACAATTCTTGAAGAAGCCAAGAAGAATCACACATCAGTGAACAAG AAAAAAGTGAGGTGCTATGACTTTGACTTCTCATTCTGGCCTTCGGATTTCAGCTGGACAGAAGTCAGCAGTCC GAAAATGTCCAAGGCTGGTGTTTCTCTGCTAAAACCAGAGCCCAGACTAAGAGGAGCAGCTGACAGTGTCCTCAACTCTGTGCGCACTCTACCATGCCACATCATCAG tttTCTTATTGCCCACTCATTTGGGAGGAGGATGCTGTACCCTGGCTCTGTTGGTTTATTGCAGAAAGCCATGAGGCCCATGCTCCAGCAAGGCCAGGCTAGGTTAATagaagag tttgATGGCCAGAGGAACAAGCTCATAGCCTGTGATGGCAATGAGATTGACACAATGTTTGTGGATCGAAGGAGAGACGGGGGACAGAATGGGAAGACACTG GTTATCTGCTGTGAGGGAAACGCAGGCTTCTATGAAGTGGGCTGCATGAACACGCCGCTGGAGG GTGGTTACTCTGTACTGGGCTGGAACCACCCTGGATTTGGAGGCAGTACG GGAGTACCATTCCCCCAGAATGAGGCCAACGCCATGGATGTCGTGATCCAATTTGCAGTACACAAGCTGGGCTTTCAGCTCAGTGACATCGTCGTATATGCGTGGTCCATAGGAGGATTCACAG CCAGTTGGGCAGTGATGTCATACCCAGAGATCCAATCAGTAGTATTGGATGCCTCCTTCGATGACCTCCTGCCTCTGGCCCTCAAGGTCATGCCTGACAGCTGGA GACCGTTGGTGCAACACACAGTTAGGCAGTACATGAACCTCAACAACGCGGAGCAGCTTCTCAA aTATCAGGGACCAGTCCTGCTGATCAGGAGAACCAGAGATGAGATCATCACTACAAC GGGTCCAGAGGACATCATGTCTAACAGAGGCAATGACCTCCTGCTCAAACTGCTACAGTTCAG ATACCCAAAAATCATGACAGACGAAGGGGTCAGAGTTGTTAGACAGTGGCTGGGATCCGCCAATCACTTAGAAGAAG CATCAGTGTACAGTGGCTACGAGGTGGATGACGactggtgtgtgtctgtgctgcagtcctatcaggcagacagagatgttttgtttccatGGAGTGTTG GCGAGGATATGACCCTAGAGGGAAGGCGGCAGCTGGCTCTTTTCTTG GCACGGAAGTACATGCGAAACTTTGAAACGACACACTGCACTCCTCTCCCCGCCTCCGAGTTCCACTCACCCTGGAGACTGTGA
- the abhd16a gene encoding phosphatidylserine lipase ABHD16A isoform X2 translates to MAGWLWLRCVLGPHLIRIHRSPDQSRPESRAGRRGWSYQPWSLEKHTDSILGWASALWSLSYYSSPLLLCYLYRKGYICSSKLVPVSQYLGTVLVCLLGVACLRGYGRWKNSEYLQFITILEEAKKNHTSVNKKKVRCYDFDFSFWPSDFSWTEVSSPKMSKAGVSLLKPEPRLRGAADSVLNSVRTLPCHIISFLIAHSFGRRMLYPGSVGLLQKAMRPMLQQGQARLIEEFDGQRNKLIACDGNEIDTMFVDRRRDGGQNGKTLVICCEGNAGFYEVGCMNTPLEGGYSVLGWNHPGFGGSTGVPFPQNEANAMDVVIQFAVHKLGFQLSDIVVYAWSIGGFTASWAVMSYPEIQSVVLDASFDDLLPLALKVMPDSWRPLVQHTVRQYMNLNNAEQLLKYQGPVLLIRRTRDEIITTTGPEDIMSNRGNDLLLKLLQFRYPKIMTDEGVRVVRQWLGSANHLEEASVYSGYEVDDDWCVSVLQSYQADRDVLFPWSVGEDMTLEGRRQLALFLARKYMRNFETTHCTPLPASEFHSPWRL, encoded by the exons ATGGCCGGCTGGTTGTGGCTTCGCTGTGTTTTAGGGCCTCATTTGATACGAATTCATCGTTCACCGGACCAGTCTCGGCCTGAAAGCAGGGCAGGGAGGAGG GGATGGAGCTACCAACCCTGGAGTCTGGAGAAGCACACCGACAGCATCCTCGGCTGG gcTTCAGCACTGTGGTCCCTGTCCTACTACagctctcctcttctcctttgctATCTGTACAGGAAAG gtTACATCTGCAGCAGTAAGCTGGTTCCAGTGAGTCAGTATTTGGGAACAGTGCTGGTGTGTCTTCTCGGAGTGGCCTGTCTTAGAG GGTATGGGAGATGGAAAAACTCGGAGTATCTTCAGTTTATCACAATTCTTGAAGAAGCCAAGAAGAATCACACATCAGTGAACAAG AAAAAAGTGAGGTGCTATGACTTTGACTTCTCATTCTGGCCTTCGGATTTCAGCTGGACAGAAGTCAGCAGTCC GAAAATGTCCAAGGCTGGTGTTTCTCTGCTAAAACCAGAGCCCAGACTAAGAGGAGCAGCTGACAGTGTCCTCAACTCTGTGCGCACTCTACCATGCCACATCATCAG tttTCTTATTGCCCACTCATTTGGGAGGAGGATGCTGTACCCTGGCTCTGTTGGTTTATTGCAGAAAGCCATGAGGCCCATGCTCCAGCAAGGCCAGGCTAGGTTAATagaagag tttgATGGCCAGAGGAACAAGCTCATAGCCTGTGATGGCAATGAGATTGACACAATGTTTGTGGATCGAAGGAGAGACGGGGGACAGAATGGGAAGACACTG GTTATCTGCTGTGAGGGAAACGCAGGCTTCTATGAAGTGGGCTGCATGAACACGCCGCTGGAGG GTGGTTACTCTGTACTGGGCTGGAACCACCCTGGATTTGGAGGCAGTACG GGAGTACCATTCCCCCAGAATGAGGCCAACGCCATGGATGTCGTGATCCAATTTGCAGTACACAAGCTGGGCTTTCAGCTCAGTGACATCGTCGTATATGCGTGGTCCATAGGAGGATTCACAG CCAGTTGGGCAGTGATGTCATACCCAGAGATCCAATCAGTAGTATTGGATGCCTCCTTCGATGACCTCCTGCCTCTGGCCCTCAAGGTCATGCCTGACAGCTGGA GACCGTTGGTGCAACACACAGTTAGGCAGTACATGAACCTCAACAACGCGGAGCAGCTTCTCAA aTATCAGGGACCAGTCCTGCTGATCAGGAGAACCAGAGATGAGATCATCACTACAAC GGGTCCAGAGGACATCATGTCTAACAGAGGCAATGACCTCCTGCTCAAACTGCTACAGTTCAG ATACCCAAAAATCATGACAGACGAAGGGGTCAGAGTTGTTAGACAGTGGCTGGGATCCGCCAATCACTTAGAAGAAG CATCAGTGTACAGTGGCTACGAGGTGGATGACGactggtgtgtgtctgtgctgcagtcctatcaggcagacagagatgttttgtttccatGGAGTGTTG GCGAGGATATGACCCTAGAGGGAAGGCGGCAGCTGGCTCTTTTCTTG GCACGGAAGTACATGCGAAACTTTGAAACGACACACTGCACTCCTCTCCCCGCCTCCGAGTTCCACTCACCCTGGAGACTGTGA